One region of Pseudomonas alvandae genomic DNA includes:
- a CDS encoding response regulator transcription factor: MAGGAAVSSEPPHILLIDDVPEDIRATLVLLKAQPWRVSLASDALQGYQRALALRPDLIVLDVHMPHMNGFSLCRLLREAPATRQTPILFLSSGNSSMERLEGLTVGGVDYIPKSCAPEEVLARIKIHLQLTWRAPPTVQASPADPEPQGDEIVLRAAMRLIENQLDDIPSLASLAQKVGTHEKRLTAIFREHLGMTVFAYIRDARLRRGQDLLCESAMSVQDVAELVGFRNACNFTTAFRQRIGMTPSQFRQQALGIVETESAGRA, translated from the coding sequence ATGGCTGGGGGCGCGGCGGTGTCATCCGAGCCGCCGCATATTCTGCTGATTGACGATGTCCCGGAGGACATCCGCGCAACGCTTGTTCTATTGAAGGCGCAGCCCTGGCGCGTTTCCCTGGCCAGCGATGCCCTCCAGGGTTATCAGCGCGCATTGGCCTTGCGCCCGGACCTGATCGTGCTGGACGTGCACATGCCGCATATGAACGGTTTCAGCCTGTGCAGGCTTCTGCGCGAGGCTCCGGCGACCCGGCAGACGCCCATTCTCTTTCTGTCGTCGGGCAACAGCTCGATGGAACGCCTTGAAGGCTTGACCGTCGGTGGCGTCGATTACATCCCCAAATCCTGCGCCCCGGAAGAAGTGCTCGCACGCATCAAGATCCACCTGCAATTGACCTGGCGCGCGCCGCCAACCGTTCAAGCCAGCCCGGCCGATCCGGAACCGCAAGGCGACGAAATCGTCCTGCGCGCGGCGATGCGACTGATTGAAAACCAGTTGGACGACATCCCGTCCCTGGCCAGCCTCGCGCAAAAGGTCGGCACCCATGAAAAACGTCTCACCGCGATTTTTCGCGAGCACCTGGGCATGACCGTGTTCGCCTATATTCGCGACGCGCGTTTGCGACGCGGCCAGGATCTGCTCTGCGAAAGCGCCATGAGCGTGCAGGACGTCGCCGAGCTGGTGGGCTTTCGCAACGCCTGCAATTTCACCACCGCCTTCCGCCAGCGAATCGGCATGACGCCCAGCCAGTTTCGCCAGCAAGCCCTGGGCATCGTTGAAACCGAGTCGGCCGGGCGCGCCTGA
- a CDS encoding TonB-dependent receptor, with protein sequence MPGLGYRLLLLGSLCALPWVSTQAEQETPSALTLDATTVTARRREEDPQDVPIPINVLYGEQLDEAGLHRLQDIQQRVPGLIVSGHDARYAGFGLRGFGATAYNDGLEGGVGTYVDGVYQARQGMAFTELMDIERIEVLRGPQGTLFGKNTTAGALNIVTRQPTFQPEANLEASYGERGLREYRGTVSGPLQDDVLAGRLNVFDSSSEGSVENLQDGSRLGDADGHGLRGQLLWTPNSDFSARLIADYAEQNEAGNVLLVNHYGEQTRKRAKFLGYPLAEPDPYKRESRIDAPGHPQTLQNGVSLELNWDLDEAMRLASITAYRDWDYRADRDADSTARSVMQSEAALDHRQFSQEWRLSGTAGSSVDYVAGLYYLRQQLYRQIDVEYGKDAASWFVGDQLEQLKKLGINITDPSQVPALLLDGARQRYDGEQNGDSRAVFGQLSWRPIDPLELTGGLRYSQERKDGWISRDVSNLAPLTGLPPVFQVGGQLLRDIALGRAYYREDSIKENNVSGLLSASYRFNDGMMGYVSWSRGYKAGGINFDVIGPFTAPTFEPERATSLEVGMKTRFWDQRAMLDLAVYQTDVDDYQALTYSPPTSLFAPPLRDNLINVGKVRLRGIELDSAWQLTPQLTGRLGVAWSDARYRSFPNAPCPPASGQWTCDLSGERLYNAPEWSLSSGLDHTHPLPYGLELYSGVDYSFRTGYYGTLEGGDGSYQPSYGLTNLRLGLRSQDRAWEVEGWVRNVFDRNYITAVYSLLGAGDYGVMTGSERTVGSTVRLRY encoded by the coding sequence ATGCCGGGTCTGGGTTATCGGCTGCTCTTGCTCGGCAGCCTTTGCGCGTTGCCCTGGGTGTCGACCCAGGCGGAACAGGAGACGCCCAGCGCCCTCACGCTCGACGCAACCACCGTCACCGCTCGCCGTCGCGAAGAAGACCCGCAAGACGTGCCGATCCCGATCAACGTCCTCTACGGCGAGCAACTGGACGAGGCCGGCCTGCACCGGTTGCAAGACATCCAACAACGCGTGCCCGGATTGATCGTGTCCGGCCACGACGCCCGCTACGCCGGCTTCGGCCTGCGCGGCTTCGGTGCGACCGCCTACAACGATGGCCTGGAAGGCGGCGTCGGCACCTACGTTGATGGCGTTTACCAGGCGCGCCAGGGCATGGCCTTCACCGAGTTGATGGACATCGAGCGCATCGAAGTTTTGCGCGGCCCCCAAGGCACCTTGTTCGGCAAAAACACCACCGCCGGCGCGCTGAACATCGTCACCAGACAACCCACCTTCCAGCCCGAAGCCAACCTCGAAGCCAGCTACGGTGAGCGTGGCCTGCGGGAATATCGCGGGACGGTTTCCGGGCCGCTGCAAGACGACGTGCTTGCGGGTCGGCTCAACGTGTTCGACAGCTCCAGCGAAGGTTCTGTGGAAAACCTGCAAGACGGCAGCCGCCTCGGCGATGCTGACGGCCACGGCCTGCGCGGCCAATTGCTGTGGACGCCGAACAGCGACTTCAGCGCCCGCCTGATCGCCGACTACGCCGAGCAGAACGAAGCCGGCAACGTGCTGCTGGTCAATCACTACGGCGAGCAAACCCGCAAGCGCGCCAAATTCCTCGGCTATCCGCTGGCCGAGCCCGACCCCTACAAACGCGAATCCCGCATCGACGCGCCGGGACATCCGCAAACCCTGCAGAACGGTGTCTCGCTGGAATTGAACTGGGACCTCGACGAGGCCATGCGCTTGGCCAGCATCACCGCCTACCGCGACTGGGATTACCGCGCCGACCGTGACGCCGACAGTACCGCACGCTCGGTGATGCAATCCGAAGCCGCTTTGGACCACCGGCAGTTCAGCCAGGAATGGCGCCTGTCCGGCACGGCCGGCTCGTCCGTCGATTACGTCGCCGGCCTGTATTACCTGCGCCAACAGCTCTACCGCCAGATCGACGTCGAATACGGCAAGGACGCCGCGTCCTGGTTCGTCGGCGATCAACTGGAGCAGTTGAAAAAACTGGGCATCAACATCACCGATCCGAGCCAAGTGCCGGCCCTGTTGCTGGACGGTGCGCGGCAACGCTACGACGGCGAGCAGAACGGCGACAGCCGCGCCGTTTTCGGCCAACTCTCCTGGCGCCCGATTGACCCGCTGGAACTCACCGGCGGCCTGCGCTACAGCCAGGAGCGCAAGGACGGCTGGATCTCCCGCGACGTCAGCAACCTCGCCCCGCTGACGGGTTTGCCCCCGGTGTTCCAAGTGGGCGGGCAACTGCTGCGGGACATCGCCCTCGGCCGTGCTTACTACCGCGAAGACTCCATCAAAGAAAATAACGTCTCCGGCCTGCTCAGCGCCAGCTACCGCTTCAACGACGGGATGATGGGTTACGTCAGTTGGTCGCGGGGCTACAAGGCCGGCGGCATCAACTTCGACGTGATCGGCCCGTTCACCGCGCCCACCTTCGAGCCCGAGCGGGCCACGTCCCTGGAAGTGGGCATGAAGACGCGGTTCTGGGACCAGCGCGCGATGCTCGATCTCGCCGTCTATCAGACCGACGTCGACGACTACCAGGCGCTCACCTACAGCCCGCCCACATCGCTGTTCGCGCCCCCGCTGCGGGACAACCTGATCAACGTCGGCAAAGTCCGCCTGCGCGGCATCGAACTTGATTCCGCCTGGCAACTCACCCCGCAACTCACCGGCCGCCTGGGCGTGGCCTGGAGCGATGCGCGCTACCGCAGCTTCCCCAACGCCCCGTGCCCGCCGGCCTCGGGCCAATGGACCTGCGACCTTAGCGGCGAGCGCCTCTACAACGCGCCGGAATGGAGCCTCAGCAGCGGCCTCGACCACACCCACCCGCTGCCCTACGGCCTGGAACTCTACAGCGGCGTCGACTACAGCTTCCGCACCGGCTACTACGGCACGCTCGAAGGTGGCGACGGCAGCTATCAACCGAGCTACGGCCTCACCAACCTGCGCTTGGGCCTGCGCAGCCAGGACCGTGCCTGGGAAGTCGAAGGCTGGGTGCGCAACGTCTTCGACCGCAACTACATCACCGCCGTCTACTCACTGCTCGGCGCCGGCGACTACGGCGTCATGACCGGCAGCGAACGCACCGTCGGCAGCACCGTCAGACTTCGCTATTGA
- a CDS encoding DUF6124 family protein, with product MVKITPNPPVTDEHVSRAQSARNKKIDDAATRALDYYLKPKPKDEKSDKTDSIFRIDPNVDSECLLANLSENLASVNAMIGDLAFDLDGSRRRVALGILQVIEVSELLANRALDIVEVR from the coding sequence ATGGTCAAAATTACACCGAATCCCCCAGTTACCGACGAACACGTCTCCCGTGCTCAGTCTGCCCGCAACAAGAAAATCGACGATGCTGCCACGCGGGCGTTGGATTACTACCTGAAGCCCAAGCCTAAGGACGAAAAGTCAGACAAAACCGACTCCATCTTCCGGATTGATCCGAATGTGGACTCTGAGTGTTTGCTGGCGAATCTGAGTGAAAACCTGGCTTCGGTGAATGCGATGATCGGTGATCTTGCGTTCGATCTGGATGGTTCGCGAAGGCGGGTTGCGTTGGGGATTTTGCAGGTGATCGAGGTGAGTGAGCTGTTGGCGAATCGGGCTTTGGATATTGTTGAGGTGAGATAG
- a CDS encoding hybrid sensor histidine kinase/response regulator yields the protein MLSTGVLRAAPVDICRTDYLNLMPVVQIFEDTQARLSLQEVAQRPDADFKVATPGWPTQGYSRSAFWLKLQLTNSSAATCSRLLVIGAPRLEDIRVYQPGQDAHGGAAYPLAGWPRPAARQPAFPVTLAAGESTTVFVRVATNFQMLLEPELWSEPALLRSQQQTYLSDGLTLGIVLLVVPFGFIVGRILRSRLLTVNAGAVLSYILLSCILNGYLIYWPSALGWTRELLTFASATSIVLFLAYMRVLLQVSQLPKLIGWSYWVPLLGCVFGRLWWLKADPAQGALIVQISLMSFYGALLPTLFMAWRRRLAYNWMAWLVPGLLLTQLLMRILFPQEQLPWQSPESKYSLSSTLPGVVLLVCTLITEVARSRHREKHALSTLEQQRQAEHERLESTVALRTSQLRESLEARSALMARISHDLRSPLVRIIDYARLLHAGPNRDYQATIERNARQQLELIDEMLEFARGELEQMQLALAPGYLYGFLQEIAGEAGFLAARQGNSFNAVLADDLPPLVEADFKRLRQVLMNLLANAAKFTRNGQIRFEVNGGPGATANTVELRFSVIDTGIGIDPHEFEQLLQPFRRGRNAQRYEGSGLGLSIVSQLLERMDSRLEPQATGQGSHFSFRLQLKCAQEHDLENGIVDNNVTPLDGEGKHVLLVDDVEQNSEWLYDLLAGYGFDVSIATHGEDALACLAEQPIDLLISDQMMPGMDGWELLRQVRDREHDLPVMLYSAIPPRRPEDYPQDLTFDAVLLKPADSRELLARIKTLVCQDTVHRAMAREF from the coding sequence ATGTTATCCACAGGTGTGCTGCGTGCGGCGCCTGTGGATATCTGCCGCACCGACTATCTGAACCTGATGCCGGTGGTGCAGATTTTCGAGGACACCCAGGCACGCCTGAGCCTGCAAGAAGTCGCGCAACGGCCTGACGCCGATTTCAAGGTGGCGACTCCAGGCTGGCCGACGCAGGGTTACAGTCGCTCGGCCTTCTGGTTGAAATTACAACTGACCAACTCAAGCGCTGCGACGTGTTCGCGCCTGCTGGTGATCGGCGCGCCGCGCCTGGAAGACATCCGCGTCTACCAGCCGGGGCAGGATGCCCATGGCGGAGCCGCCTATCCCCTGGCCGGATGGCCTCGGCCGGCAGCGCGTCAACCGGCGTTTCCCGTCACGTTGGCGGCGGGGGAGAGCACCACGGTGTTCGTCCGGGTGGCGACCAATTTCCAGATGCTGTTGGAGCCGGAACTGTGGTCCGAGCCCGCGCTGTTGCGCAGTCAGCAACAGACCTACCTGAGTGACGGACTCACCCTCGGCATTGTCCTGCTGGTGGTGCCGTTCGGCTTTATCGTCGGCAGGATCCTCCGCTCCCGACTGCTGACGGTGAATGCCGGCGCGGTACTCAGCTACATCCTGTTGAGCTGCATCCTCAACGGCTACCTGATCTACTGGCCCAGCGCACTGGGCTGGACACGCGAGCTGCTGACCTTCGCCAGTGCAACCTCGATCGTCCTGTTCCTGGCCTACATGCGCGTGCTATTGCAGGTTTCCCAACTGCCCAAGCTCATTGGCTGGAGCTACTGGGTGCCGCTGTTGGGCTGTGTCTTCGGCCGACTCTGGTGGCTCAAGGCCGACCCGGCCCAGGGCGCCCTGATTGTCCAAATCTCGCTGATGAGTTTCTACGGCGCGCTGCTCCCCACCTTGTTTATGGCGTGGCGCAGGCGTCTGGCCTACAACTGGATGGCATGGCTGGTGCCGGGGCTATTGCTGACGCAACTGCTGATGCGGATTCTATTTCCCCAAGAACAATTGCCCTGGCAATCGCCGGAAAGTAAATACAGCCTGTCGTCGACCCTGCCGGGCGTGGTGTTGCTGGTGTGCACATTGATCACGGAAGTCGCCCGCAGCCGCCACCGCGAAAAGCACGCCCTGTCCACCCTCGAACAACAACGCCAGGCCGAGCATGAACGCCTGGAAAGCACCGTGGCGCTGCGCACCTCGCAATTGCGCGAATCCCTCGAGGCGCGCAGTGCGTTGATGGCGCGGATCAGCCACGACCTGCGCTCGCCGCTGGTGCGCATCATCGACTACGCGCGCCTGCTCCACGCTGGGCCGAACCGCGACTATCAAGCGACCATCGAGCGCAACGCCCGCCAGCAACTGGAGCTGATCGACGAGATGCTCGAGTTTGCCCGTGGCGAACTGGAGCAGATGCAACTGGCCCTCGCGCCGGGTTATCTGTACGGCTTCCTCCAAGAGATCGCAGGCGAGGCGGGCTTTCTCGCCGCGCGCCAGGGCAACAGCTTCAACGCGGTACTGGCGGATGACCTGCCACCGCTGGTGGAGGCCGACTTCAAACGGCTTCGGCAGGTGCTCATGAACCTTTTGGCGAACGCGGCGAAATTCACCCGCAACGGCCAGATTCGTTTCGAGGTGAACGGTGGCCCAGGTGCAACCGCAAACACCGTGGAACTGCGCTTCAGCGTGATCGACACCGGCATCGGCATCGACCCGCATGAATTCGAACAACTGCTGCAACCGTTCCGCCGTGGCCGCAACGCGCAACGCTACGAAGGCAGCGGGCTGGGCCTGTCCATCGTCAGCCAATTGCTGGAGCGCATGGACAGCCGCCTCGAACCCCAGGCCACGGGGCAGGGCAGCCACTTCAGTTTTCGCCTGCAACTCAAATGCGCCCAGGAACACGACCTGGAAAACGGCATCGTCGATAACAACGTCACGCCGCTGGATGGCGAGGGCAAACATGTGCTGCTGGTGGACGACGTCGAGCAGAACAGTGAATGGCTCTACGACCTGCTGGCTGGCTACGGTTTCGACGTCAGCATCGCAACGCACGGCGAAGACGCCTTGGCCTGCCTGGCGGAGCAACCGATCGACCTGCTGATCAGCGACCAGATGATGCCCGGCATGGACGGTTGGGAACTGCTACGACAGGTGCGCGACCGTGAGCACGACCTGCCGGTGATGCTCTATTCAGCGATCCCGCCACGCAGGCCGGAAGATTACCCGCAAGACCTGACCTTCGACGCGGTGCTGCTCAAGCCCGCCGACAGCCGCGAATTGCTGGCGCGGATCAAAACGCTGGTTTGCCAGGACACGGTGCATCGCGCGATGGCTCGGGAGTTCTAG
- a CDS encoding sensor domain-containing diguanylate cyclase: MNLRTFIRSYCLNSRLATNALTRLHKSLSSLVAYLAQQGFDSNIWPATRDEAELDRHLNNLCPELATTVFTHAREGIILVDPFGRVIGVNEAFTRLTGYGQEELQGRELNSHRMVRRLTAFYAPMKNALDFHGHWSGEIQSNHKDGREMTSRISISAVHDRHGNVQHYVALFSDMTQMKQRLQLLERDARYDALTQLPNRLLLAERMRQALGKARIYQQKVAIAFIDLDGFKALNDSYGHDWGDRVLQIVAARINATLREGDTLARLGGDEFVAGLVGLHAEEDSEPLLKRMLAAANAPIVIGAQKVEIAASIGVAFYPEHGHEIDGLISKADQAMYLSKKAGGNRLAFCPTRFISLNSEV; encoded by the coding sequence ATGAACCTACGCACTTTCATTCGCAGCTACTGCCTCAACTCCAGGCTCGCCACGAATGCACTCACCCGCCTGCACAAATCGCTCTCCTCCCTGGTCGCCTACCTGGCCCAGCAAGGCTTCGATTCCAACATTTGGCCCGCCACCCGCGATGAAGCCGAGTTGGACCGTCACCTCAACAACCTGTGCCCTGAGCTGGCGACAACGGTGTTCACCCATGCCCGCGAAGGCATCATCCTGGTCGATCCGTTCGGCCGGGTCATTGGCGTAAACGAGGCCTTCACCCGTCTCACCGGTTACGGTCAGGAAGAGCTACAAGGACGCGAGTTGAATTCCCACCGCATGGTCCGTCGCCTCACCGCTTTTTACGCCCCCATGAAAAACGCGCTGGATTTCCATGGCCATTGGTCCGGCGAGATCCAAAGCAATCACAAGGACGGCCGGGAGATGACGTCGCGGATCAGCATCAGCGCGGTGCATGACCGTCACGGCAATGTTCAGCACTACGTGGCGTTGTTCAGCGACATGACGCAGATGAAGCAGCGTTTGCAGTTGCTGGAGCGGGACGCGCGGTATGACGCGCTCACGCAGTTGCCCAATCGATTGTTGTTGGCCGAACGGATGCGGCAGGCGTTGGGCAAGGCGCGGATTTATCAGCAGAAGGTGGCGATCGCGTTTATTGACCTGGATGGGTTCAAGGCCCTGAACGACAGTTATGGCCATGACTGGGGCGATCGGGTGTTGCAGATTGTCGCGGCGCGGATCAATGCGACGTTGCGTGAAGGCGATACGTTGGCCCGGCTCGGGGGTGATGAGTTTGTCGCCGGGCTGGTGGGTTTGCATGCGGAAGAGGACAGCGAGCCGTTACTCAAGCGGATGTTGGCGGCGGCGAATGCGCCGATTGTGATTGGTGCGCAAAAAGTAGAGATCGCGGCGAGTATCGGGGTGGCGTTTTACCCTGAGCACGGGCATGAGATCGATGGGTTGATCAGCAAGGCGGATCAGGCCATGTACTTGTCGAAGAAGGCTGGCGGTAATCGCCTGGCGTTTTGTCCGACGCGGTTTATTTCGCTCAATAGCGAAGTCTGA